From the Candida dubliniensis CD36 chromosome 2, complete sequence genome, the window AAGAATGTTTCTTTCAGGAGCTCCTGGTTCTGGTAATGATTTAggttttgaatttgaagatgaaggTGCAGGTGGTGCTGGAGGTGCTACTACAGGTGGagacgaagaagaagaagaaggtaCTATTCGTATTCAATTGAGTGAACAAGATAATAATGCCATCAATAGATTATGTGAACTTGGATTTGAACGTGATATAGTCATTCAAGTATATTTGGCTTGTGATAAGAATGAAGAAGTTGCTGCTGATATTTTGTTTAGAGATATGTAATGAGTATGTTTGACTTAATTTAAATGTgaacccccccccccccccccaaaaaaaaaaaaaaaaaaaaaaaaaaacccgGGGTTAATCGTTGTCATTCAAAAGagtaataaaatataatatagtAAGCAGTGAagtgatgataatattggTTTGATCTGtaatattgtttttattcTATTCAAGTCTGTATTAAGTAATTATTGATActattataataaataattcataCCACTTTTCTataaatccaattcatcTAATGagtaaataattttatgaaattttttatcttcatcatttatAGGTGAATTCCCAGGACGAATAACAATATAACTTTTCATACCAGCATTAATGGCAGCATTAacttcattaatattatcacttaaaaataatactgATTGAGGATATTgagatttatttatttcttgtaaaatttttatatatgaatttgattgatttttgaaCCCAACTGTAgtaatatcaaaatatccattcaatttatcatttaaatcaatagtatcattatcaattgatgatgatgttgttgatgttgaagaattttttaCGTGACCAAATAATAAGATTTGTGCTTTTATTGAACCTGatgaataaatataaatttttctttgattatCTTTTGATTTGACAGTTGGaaatgattcaataaatttaattgaatcttgataaattggagcttttaattcattattttcataaCCTTGTTTCCAAATTAATCCttgtaatgattttaaaattggaTCTTTAATATCTTGATCAactaaatttttaaaatgaTTAAAAATAGATTCCCATGattgaataatattttctggtaattgttttaatatatttaaaactggatcatcatcatcatcatcatcattatcagaAGTTGTGGTAGTTGGTAAAGGGTATTGGaatttttgtaaaattgatggtaatttttcaatgaaat encodes:
- a CDS encoding haloacid dehalogenase-like hydrolase, putative (Similar to S. cerevisiae UTR4;~In S. cerevisiae: function unknown, but found in both cytoplasm and nucleus.) → MASTTNNTPIDTVILDIEGTVCPITFVKDTLFPYFIEKLPSILQKFQYPLPTTTTSDNDDDDDDDPVLNILKQLPENIIQSWESIFNHFKNLVDQDIKDPILKSLQGLIWKQGYENNELKAPIYQDSIKFIESFPTVKSKDNQRKIYIYSSGSIKAQILLFGHVKNSSTSTTSSSIDNDTIDLNDKLNGYFDITTVGFKNQSNSYIKILQEINKSQYPQSVLFLSDNINEVNAAINAGMKSYIVIRPGNSPINDEDKKFHKIIYSLDELDL